In Gambusia affinis linkage group LG08, SWU_Gaff_1.0, whole genome shotgun sequence, a single window of DNA contains:
- the cd82b gene encoding CD82 molecule b, translating to MLTPTIDESSSFSSARQILAPSSDRVFRLWTSSGTDKESSDTVKVASYILIGVGSLTMAMGFFGCIGAIYEIRCLLGLYFTCLLLILIAQVTAAVLIYIQRDPLKHEMSVIIRGLIVNYTGQNKTTEHAWDFVQRTMKCCGWTGPGNWSENTLIKNSTQNLYSCSCRNDTIPGTDVKEFGLCEHLSAQPPVFQMGCINSVEKWLLDNCGIILGICVGVAVVELLGMILSMCLCKSVVQEDYTKVPKY from the exons ATGTTGACGCCCACG attgACGAGTCCTCCTCGTTTTCTTCAGCAAGGCAGATTCTGGCTCCATCTTCAGACAGAGTTTTCCGTCTCTGGACCTCCTCCGGCACAGACA AAGAATCTTCTGACACGGTGAAGGTGGCTTCGTATATCCTCATCGGAGTCGGATCTCTGACGATGGCCATGGGCTTCTTCGGCTGCATCGGAGCCATCTATGAAATCCGCTGCCTGCTGGGACTG TACTTCACCTGCCTTCTGCTCATCCTCATCGCTCAGgtcactgctgctgttctcaTTTACATACAGAGAGATCCG ctgaaacATGAGATGTCCGTCATCATTAGAGGATTGATAGTGAACTACACGGGTCAGAACAAAACCACAGAGCACGCCTGGGACTTCGTTCAGAGGACG ATGAAATGCTGTGGGTGGACTGGTCCAGGTAACTGGTCCGAGAACACTTTGATCAAGAACAGCACGCAGAACCTGTACTCCTGCTCCTGTCGTAACGACACCATCCCGGGAACCGACGTGAAGGAGTTTGGCCTGTGTGAGCACCTGTCAGCACAGCCACCTGTCTTTCAAATG GGCTGTATAAACAGCGTGGAAAAATGGCTGCTGGATAACTGTGGGATTATCCTGGGGATCTGTGTTGGGGTGGCTGTTGTGGAG ctccTGGGGATGATCCTCTCCATGTGTCTGTGCAAGAGCGTCGTCCAGGAGGATTACACCAAAGTACCGAAGTACTGA